The Anoplopoma fimbria isolate UVic2021 breed Golden Eagle Sablefish chromosome 1, Afim_UVic_2022, whole genome shotgun sequence region aaaataaaacagctgaCTAATCGATGTTTGGCAGTAGAGGGGTGTGAAACCGACACAGCATCAAAATTCCTGGTCACGGCCAAGCCAAAAATAGAGTAAGATGTGTacaaatatcacacacacacacacacacacacacacacacacacacacacacacacacacacaccctgaacTAAGTCTCCTCTGGTTTAGTGTAACAGCTGGTGGCAGACTGAGAGGCAAGCTGGCGGTCCTCCGGGCAGTGGGGCACCAGAACAGCCTGGCAGGGGGGTTTGGCATCTGGGGCAGGGGAGCAAGGTTGGGAAAAGCTATCCAATCACATCCATGCTCCCAGTACTCCCAgtaagggagaggagagggggttTGGGGATGACTGCTGGCAACAGCCTGAAAACCTGTTAGACACAATTGAGCACAGACTCTAATCCACACAAAATTGGAGTTAAATCTAATCAGATGAGAGTATTTGAGTTCAAATACACAGAGGCATTCTAATATTATACTCCATGACAAGTACAATTGTTGCTTAAATTCCCCCTTGGCTTTTCTCATCATCACATTGAACTGAATGAGGCTCTGATGACTCATTTTAAAGTGAGCACAAAATATTGTAACGGTTACCAACAGAAGCCCGCATGATGTGCTTGATGTTTTTACTTGAACCCGTTTGGGAGTtgccacacaaacaaaattgaAGTAATATGCACGTACAAATATGGAACCGGCTTCACCCGTGGATATTATCACACCTCGTTTTGCTTTAGTTTTATGAGACAACTATTTAGGTTATCAAAAAAGTAAGGTATCACCCCCACCTGGTTCATGTCTCTGGAGGTGCCCACCTATAAAGTCTACAGCTCGGCAAAGCACTACCATGTATCAAACCTGAACAAAGAGTAACGGAGATACAAAAGAAAGCACAGAAGCATGTGCACGTAGACACAAAGGCTGCGTGTGATTTAAGGAGGACCAGAGAATCATCACAGCGACAAAGACCCCAGTAAGTAACAATCCCACCAGGGAGGGAGGATTAAGATAAGGAAATATAGAGaaataggaagaaaaaaaaaaaaaaagagctaaaatGAGACAGGTATAGCATACACAGTGGAAGAATAGATCCtttgaaataattcaaaacacTTTAATGACTGAAACAACAGCCAGTTCTGTGCCTGTTGGATTCTATTAAGCATCTGTACTCCTTGATATGTAAagtaaaacacattctcacctGTTGTTTCAATGAAACGGATGCACTTCTCAATGAAGACTGGGATTGGCCTCTCAGGAGTGACCACAGAGGCCAGTGGAATACCAAAGTAGTTGCTCTCGATGGGTTTCGAGATGGAATGCCTGGGTTTGGGTCGTGGTTTCTGGAAAGATATAATcgagaggaaagagaaggttGGTAGGAGCATTCAGGCACTAAATGTAACCACATTTGAGCCTGATTGACACCGACATTGCTGACATAGGcacacatttccaaaaatgaCACTAAGACTGGAGGCATTGTTCTTGAAATGACTTGATTAAGAGGGAAAGGACCCTGACCATATTTTAAAGTGACTGTATTGATGTTAGTATCTGCTTGAGCAAAAAGAGGAAGGCACATGTACACATCTCACACATTCCTTGGAATCTTAAACTGATAAGTTATCAAACATTCCTGACTTAAACCCTGCTGTGCAGAAATGAGATATACATCAGTTCCTCCATCACTCTTGTCTCTTCATCTTTGTCCTCCTTCCTTCAGAattatgtgtttctgttttctctttactGCATTGCAGCTCTCAGATAATCAAACTCTCTTATTCATTGTTTAATTACTTTCTAACTCCTGTTATTCTCCTGTTAAGGGACCTCTAATGCACTCTTGCAACATTCTCTTCCTGCCTCTGTAAGGCTGAGGCATCAGCAGTAATTGTACTGCACTTTAATGGTGTTCGGCGGGAATGTTTTGAAGGCCCCTGAGGCCTGGATCTGTAGTAAGGCTGCGAGCCCCCTGAGGCTGTGCTCTGGCAGGCTGGGTGGTGAGGCAGGGATGCATGGTTGGCTgggcacacagagagaggcagcagtgCAGGcctgacagacacagacacaggaaTGGAGCAGAGGAGTGCTCATTAGAGAGAAGGAGCCTGGCGTGCCCTCTGCTCCAGATACCGGCCTCACTGCACTCCAGCAAACATTTTCGATAGcgcatatatatatgcacactcactcacagaggTATTCAAGGAAACAAGCAGGGAAACACTAATTAATACTGAGCGGATCAACACAGGCTCACCTGGACTTTTTCCtacactgtttttttgttttgtttgaacactaaactctaaaaaaaaaaaaaaaaacctgaccaAGACAATATTATTGGCCGATATAGTACAACATGATAAAGTATTAtcagttaaaatgttttgagatacattaaagagtttgaatagtaaatttaagaaatatttgttttagtgATGGCATTCCAAAGTATATACATTTTGCCATCTTAACCATAGTTTTGATTAATGTGgtggttttttttcaaacagcaaaaTACCTTTACTCAGTTAAACTGCAGTAAAGGTATTTTAAACTGCAAAATACCTTTACTCAGataaagaaaatcaacattggtcaaaatgtcattatattCTTCTATTGTATAGTATTGATATCAGATCAAAGATCCAGTATCATCCATGATTTTCAACTAGTGTTGAATGACAAACTGTAGAAAAAGGGCAGAGAGACTTCCCCCGTCAACTGGGTGCTAAgtgtcatgaaaacaaaatgtcaaagataACTCGATAACAGACTGGCTTAAGAGTCTGCACTTCATTCGGCGAAGCCCCTGAGATGCGAACGAAGGCTCTGTGCTGAAACACATCTAGGGTAAACAACAGCTGACTTTCCAAGCAAATCAACAAATGTTGTGAGGCCCAACATGAGCAGATTCTTAACTGGAATTCCTTCTCTTATCACTCCCAGCTAAGTCCCCTGTGGCCCTGCACGATCCCTCTTTGACGCTCCCTTTCTCGGTGTACAGAAGTCCTTATAATAGTGGCTATTAACTGAACATCTGCACCAGTGCAACGGTAATCCACATGTGCAGAAAACACTCACATGAGGCTTTAATTGAATTACAGGGGTAGTAATAATAGATGTGACGCTACAAGACAACAGCCTCTGTGGTGGCAGAGAGCTGTGCTGTCATAACTCACTGCCAGCCTGGTTTTTAGCTCCAAGTAGCAGCTCATAATTTATTTGTGTCCTATCACACTGACTGTGTTGTATATCTATGCCCTATCTCAGTTTAGCAGACTGTCTCTATAGCCCCCatccccccttctcctcccacttctctctctctctctctcactgtcttaTCCCCCTGCAGTTTTGCCTTCTGGACACTCCTTTTAGTTGCTGACTGAGACAGGATATGTTTCCAGCACTGAGAAGACAAAACAGACCTCTAccacaaaagacaaacaaaacacatcctCAATGATAACATACAGACACCATGGTGAGCGTTTACATACACTGCAGGATGCTGAAACAAAAAGCCGCaatgcaaagaaaataataCCAGTTATAGCATaactctcttttccttttgatTGTCTCCCACCctcttattttttattgtatgagGACACTAGACTGGAATTAGGTGAATGAGGAATTTAAAGCATTCCTCTTGCTAGCTGAGGAGGTTTGAAAAaagctgcaggagagagagagagaggaaatgtttCCGGCCTCTCGCTGAGGGAGGGCGGGCGggacagagacacagtgggTCATTGCCCGAGGTAAAGGgggttttaaaaaacagactCAAAGTCTAGTTTCAATTATTTGTTCCTACCTGTCATGACTCGGAGTGGTAGACCGTAGCCTAAGGCTCTGACCAGGAAACGGTTTACAGCGCATTAACCCAAACCTCCACCCTAAAACCAACTGACTTTTCGTTAACTCTTGCAAGCCACTAACAGGAAATACTGGTTCTATACCAACCCAGAGTCACCGCTACAACACGTCTCCCTGAGGATGACCAAATAACTCAAGAACTTGCCAATTTTCTTTAGCGGATTTCAGGCTACAGCAGTTTGAAAATTGACGCTTATCTTTGAGACGGCTGCTTAGAAAACAAGTGATGGAACTTGATCACTTGTTACAACCACAATTAAGCCATAATGGCAGATTCTAGAACTGCTGTAGGGAAACAATCAGAGGCACTAATTACAGAAGTGGTCAAGAAACTAATCTAAATTCAGctggcttttattttcttgtggATTTGTTTTGGAACAAGCCAATAATGCGTCATTTGATACTTTATTGATCTCCCTTGCCCCCCTCAAAAGGACAGGGGTCAGAGCACAGGGTCAGGTAAAAGTCAGAGCTATAGGAGCTTGTTTACTTGCTAACAAAGGGGCTTGAACTGGGCCGTCCAATTCATTGGTAGCCTGTCCTTGCACACTTTCTTTAGAAGGACAAAGTGGTATTGAGCACACTATGTGCCAAGTCAGTTAGTGCATAAAGGAAAGAACGTGGTTTAGGCAGTTCGGAGCTTGTGAGAAGACAAGCCTTCATGCAGGTACTTGGACATCACAGCTGAGTGTGTGATAACATTAATCATCCCCCTCCTGTTCCACCCTACTGACAGCCATGGTAATTATCCCAGAAGCACAACATACACAGCTGTAACTCCTATTCAGCTGACACTTCTGTACCTCgccatgtgtgtgagtgaacaGCATAGCAGGCTGATAAGCCTAACAGAGTAAGGTCAGAACCATCGTCACAACACGTGTGAGAGACTAGCATAGAAAGCTACAGGAGAGCGGGCAGACAGAGGCTGAGGATAAAGAGCTATTAGGAACACATAATGGGGAGTGTGACAGGAACGTGAGGAGCAGAAAGTATGAATCAGCaagaagagaagaaacacaCTGTGGATATGAGAGAATGAAAGGAAGGAAGCAAAGAAAGTCAAGCTGACAGGGAAGAATTTGGCGTCTTAAGAACAAGCTGACCAGCCTTGGCACAAACTGCACTGCAGTAACATAGCACTGATAAGTAAACAACACTGCCTTAACCTGATAACAATAATGTCAATCACTAGATCATTAACGGGAAAAATGCACCGCACCTTTTGGCAACTAAGCAATGTGTAGTCGTAATACTAGCGGGGCGAAAAGCAAGGTGACTGCGCAATcaagtaatgtaatgtttgaattaaggagttttatttcatgttaGTACTTTTGTTCGCTAAACAGCAGGGGTGTTACCATTTGCTGAGGGTATAACATTAATTTTAATATCTATTCATGTATCGCTACAACAAGAATTGTAAGATGGATGTTGAAGCTTTCAAAAtcttgcaaaataaatatacaacatcATTACGCCAGCTTTTATATAATGGAAAACCTAACGCAACAAAGAATGAGCAGAAACAGATAAAAGGACACAGTGTGCTACTGTGGCTCTGTCCCTATTCATTAAGAGTTTCTGCCTTCTGGTATAAAAGtttgtttgtctatttttcCTCTGACTATCTGGCTAGTTTAGAGAGCTCTCACAAGCGGTCAGGGTCAAATACAGCAGACATGCTTTTAGAGGAACTCCTACAGCATGTTTTTACTGAGGCAAGCCTCACAGAGTAGAAATAGAAAACTGAAATCATTCCTCGAGTTTAGTAATTTACACAGTTATCCACCAAAGCAAACGCGTATTTAATCTCACCAACTAATTGTGTTGAGGATTATGGACATTTGATCCATtctagcaataaaaaaaaccgaCATGTGTATATAAACTACAGACGAATTTGTATAAGTGCACAACATCCAAGATCCAGTCAGTCATAAGTAAAAATTCAGTGTTTCATTCaagtgttttgataaaaaattgAATTTCCACTATACAAACAAGTGCCACTTTTACTGCCTAAATACTTACAAAGATGGTTCTTCACTTTACTTGGAAAATGTTCACAAACAAATATGCTATACATAATATACTTGTTTACTGCTGTCTTTGgtaatagttaaataaatagttaaataaaccacgtaaaattaaatgttatcacacttaacactttttttttttagtaacagagttgagacacaaacactcataTCTCACAGAAACAGATGGATGCACAAACCTTTGCATTTCTGCGCAGACTCTTGAGGATATTTCTTCTTTTGGGATCCTCAATCTCCTCGATGGAGTTGTCCTTTTGGGCTCCGACCTCATCCTGGCTAGCCTTGGGTGGACCCCCCATCTCATCATCACTGCCTATAGAGAAGCTCGTCCTAAAACTACTGAACTTGCCAAGCCGTTTTGATCTGTCTCTGTAGAGCTTGGGCTTTACCCCAATGGCGGACAACTTTCTCCTTCGCTCCAGTGAACTGCTATCAGCCTCACTGTCTGACCCATTCCCCCCGCACTCCCGTTGGAGTGACCTTTGTTGGCATTGCGGATAGTGATAATCTTGCCCTGTGTGCTGTCATGAGGGACAGAGTAAAtattctcctcctctgtgggtCGAGGTTTGCTCACAGCATCCATGGGCTCTGCGTAATCTGAGGGGTCATAGCCACCATCGCTACCTGGAGCCCAAGTTACAGCTTGGGGCAAGGAGCGGCGGTTGGTGCCACCCTGCTGGTCCATGTAAGGGCCGAGGTTCACCTTACGGACAGGCTTGGGCTTCACTTGTGGAGGAACCTTGTGGTTCAGCTTGCTCTCAAAGGTGCTAAGCTCAGAGATGACGGAGAAAGTGTCACTTGAATCCAGATCTGGCAACTTGAAGCTTCCCAGGTGGGAACTGAGGCTGCCATCCTCCCTCAGGGTAGGGTAAGGTGGTGATGGATCGATATCGTCCTCTGAGTCCATAAGAATATTAACTGGACTAGGAGAGCCACAGCGAGGGCTGATGCTCTCGTTGGTACATGCCTCAGCCACATTATCGTACATGTGTGTGGCCTCAACAATAGTGCGCTTCTCTGCTGCCTCTTTGAGAAAGGATTGGAAAAGGTCTATCTTATGAAGCCCCCCTACTACCCCACCATGTCCACATATTACGGTGTTGAACCTTGCCTCTATTTCATGGGCCAGTTCCTCTCCTTGACTGACCTGCTCCTTAGCGGACTCAGAGTCTGACAGCTCCATCTGGCTCTCCCCAACTGCTAGCAACTGGACTGGGATGATGTCTTGGACCTCACACAGGAAAGCACATAATGTCTCCATAGAGGCCTTGCGGCGAGCAGAGTAAACTGCAATGTAGCCGTGGACCAGCTTTGTCTTGCGGAGTGAGAACGAGGAATGAAAGGAGAGTAGCGACAGCTCAATATTCAGCCTCTGACCTCCTATACTAAGATCCAGCAACACCGAGGTGCCACTGCTGAGGTTGGCGGCAGGACGACAGTGCTGGGGCAACAGGAAAGGAGCAAGCAGTTGGTCAATGTCGTACGTGTCTCCACACATTAGGCACATGACTATCCTCAGGTCTGCCTCTAGCACTGGCTGGGACTGAGAGTCTCTGAAggcagaggatggagggggtAAGGGAGGGGAGCTGCTCCCTATGCTTCTCCGTGATTCGAGGAGGCCCTTCAGCATCTGGTTGATCTGCCTCTCGTTTACGTTGCGACCGTAGCCCATGCCTGGAGAGGCGGGGTCTAGGTAGGCACACTGCAGCTTTCCAGCCACCTGCTGCCCTTGATGGATAAGAGTCTGAGCTGTCTCCCCTCCAATATCCCCGATGGACCCCACCCCCCGCTTGGTGACCAGAAGGAGGGACAGCGGGAGTTGAGTTAAGCTGTTTTCCCTTTCCCTCCTGCTTATAGTTGACTCCCTAATCTTCTCTAAACTCTCGACAACATAAGAGAGGGATTCCTTTGAGTTGTACAAACACAGGCAACCATGAGGTGTAAAGGTTGGTGTGTGGAATGAATTGACTGGCAGGCGTACATTGCCCTCTATTGGACGCAGGGCTAACTCGTACATCTTGCCATCTAACACGTACCGGTCATCACTGGTGCACATGGCCCTTATCTCATTTGCCATCTCTCGAGCTAGTCCATCTTTCCCGAGGATGACCAGATTTATCCGTTCGGCCCTCCCCAAATCCAGTCTTGAACTTTCTGATGATGGGTAGCGGGTAGGGAATCTTGAGGCCAGGATCTGCTCTATCTTACTGTCCACACAGTGGGGATTGTTGGGACAGGTGTCCTTTGTAGGGTGGTAGACAAAGTGGATATGTTTCAATACCAGAGCATCCCTTTCTGCCTGCAACTTCTGCAGGGCTTTAAACCTTTGCTCTTCACCCAACACCTCCTGAATGGCTCCCATTTTCTCCTTACTTGGCTTTGCATCAACTTCCAGCTCATAAAAGAGCTCAGAGTATTCAAGAAGCAGTTCCTGAAAGTCCTCTTTGGCTCGGTCAATAATTTCCTTCTGGTGTTTGTTGTAGATATCCAGATATTCAGCCTCATCCAGCCACTGGTAGAAGTCTTCATTCATGATGAAGCTTCGGGCCTCCTCCCAAGGTTTCCCTGGTGTGATGAAAGGAGAGACACTTAGCTTCTCCTTGAACTCCCGTCTCATCTCAGCCCGCTTGCGCTCATTCCTTAGCTGCTCCAGGTGGGTCTCATAGATAGCTTCAGCCGCGGGAGTCTCCAGAAGGTCCTGCGGGATTCGATCATCCTCCATGCTATCAATGTGTGTCGTGGTCTCCCAAGGGGTGTCATCTAGCACCACAAACCATTGGGAGaaatctctctttgtctccaggACTTTCTGAACTCCAGACCAGCTCAGGTGGTCTATCTCATCCAACTCTGGTAACAGTACAGACAGGGCCTGTGGTAGAGTACTGAGATAGGCCCTCCTACGTTTCTCTATATGATCTTGTTTAAGTCTATGAACATGCTGCTGGAAAAGCTTCTTGGCTTTAGCTGTCCCCTCAAGAAA contains the following coding sequences:
- the arhgap35a gene encoding LOW QUALITY PROTEIN: rho GTPase-activating protein 35 (The sequence of the model RefSeq protein was modified relative to this genomic sequence to represent the inferred CDS: deleted 2 bases in 1 codon), coding for MMAKKQDVRAPTYNLVVVGLSGTEKEKGQCGVGKSCLCNRFVRPSADDFHLDHTSVLSTSDFGGRVVNNDHFLFWGEAGRTLEEGPECRMNVVEQTEFIDDQTFQPHRSTALQPYIKRAASTKLASAEKLMYFCTDQLGLEQDFEQKQMPEGKIMVDGFLLCVDVSRGMNRSFEDQMKFVTNLYNQLAKTKKPVVLVLTKCDEGVERYIKDSHTFALAKKNLQVVETSARSNVNVELAFLTLIQLLDKGRGKPKIIPYFEALKQQSQQIALAKDRYEWLVNRIVKNHNETWPAVSRRMQSAPEYKDYVFLEGTAKAKKLFQQHVHRLKQDHIEKRRRAYLSTLPQALSVLLPELDEIDHLSWSGVQKVLETKRDFSQWFVVLDDTPWETTTHIDSMEDDRIPQDLLETPAAEAIYETHLEQLRNERKRAEMRREFKEKLSVSPFITPGKPWEEARSFIMNEDFYQWLDEAEYLDIYNKHQKEIIDRAKEDFQELLLEYSELFYELEVDAKPSKEKMGAIQEVLGEEQRFKALQKLQAERDALVLKHIHFVYHPTKDTCPNNPHCVDSKIEQILASRFPTRYPSSESSRLDLGRAERINLVILGKDGLAREMANEIRAMCTSDDRYVLDGKMYELALRPIEGNVRLPVNSFHTPTFTPHGCLCLYNSKESLSYVVESLEKIRESTISRRERENSLTQLPLSLLLVTKRGVGSIGDIGGETAQTLIHQGQQVAGKLQCAYLDPASPGMGYGRNVNERQINQMLKGLLESRRSIGSSSPPLPPPSSAFRDSQSQPVLEADLRIVMCLMCGDTYDIDQLLAPFLLPQHCRPAANLSSGTSVLLDLSIGGQRLNIELSLLSFHSSFSLRKTKLVHGYIAVYSARRKASMETLCAFLCEVQDIIPVQLLAVGESQMELSDSESAKEQVSQGEELAHEIEARFNTVICGHGGVVGGLHKIDLFQSFLKEAAEKRTIVEATHMYDNVAEACTNESISPRCGSPSPVNILMDSEDDIDPSPPYPTLREDGSLSSHLGSFKLPDLDSSDTFSVISELSTFESKLNHKVPPQVKPKPVRKVNLGPYMDQQGGTNRRSLPQAVTWAPGSDGGYDPSDYAEPMDAVSKPRPTEEENIYSVPHDSTQGKIITIRNANKGHSNGSAGNGSDSEADSSSLERRRKLSAIGVKPKLYRDRSKRLGKFSSFRTSFSIGSDDEMGGPPKASQDEVGAQKDNSIEEIEDPKRRNILKSLRRNAKKPRPKPRHSISKPIESNYFGIPLASVVTPERPIPVFIEKCIRFIETTGLSTEGLYRVSGNKAEMESMQRQFDQDHNLDLVEKDFTMNTVAGAMKAFFSELPEPLVPYSMQGELVEAFKINDREQRFQTMKDILRRFPKENYEVFKYVTSHLSKVSQNNKLNLMTSENLSICFWPTLMRPDFTTMDALTATRTYQTIIESFIHQCAYFFYNQPLADGLPGSPTSTLSSGGGTSAYSCMAGGYSSSPTPSPTPYVLPATPPVIPHYGPAISHHHHQHHHHHLHHLHQHQSPPHSPPATPQSPIPALLPPSLHPLHPPTEQHTL